The Flavobacterium piscisymbiosum genome includes a region encoding these proteins:
- a CDS encoding putative signal transducing protein, with protein MGLMKVYSGSEVLALALQERLEEAGVETTKKDNIQSARLGGFGQSDLAVEVFIQETDFAKANPVIEEFRMSL; from the coding sequence ATGGGATTAATGAAAGTATATTCAGGAAGCGAAGTTCTAGCACTTGCTTTACAAGAAAGATTAGAAGAAGCAGGAGTAGAAACAACAAAAAAAGATAATATTCAGTCCGCTCGTTTAGGTGGTTTTGGACAATCTGATTTAGCCGTTGAGGTATTTATTCAGGAAACCGATTTTGCAAAAGCAAATCCGGTTATCGAGGAATTCAGAATGAGTCTTTAG
- a CDS encoding alpha/beta hydrolase, producing the protein MEMLKTLKFLTIVLLAFFVVIYVVIVSYVYFNQVGMVFQSAQLSKDYQFDYQQKFEEINITSFDGIKLNGLLFKAENSKGLVFYLHGNAGTLETWGKIAKIYTRLGYDIFILDYRSFGKSEGEIENEEQLNKDVSVVYKTLTKRYPENKIIIAGYSIGSGLATILAYENHPKALILQSPYFSFTELSSKRVPFFPDFLKKFSLETYEYLPKIKVPVYIFHGMKDQLIPYENSVRLSQLLKSNGHFYPLKDQEHIGMNENSDFQNQLKIILQ; encoded by the coding sequence ATGGAGATGCTGAAAACACTTAAATTTTTAACAATTGTGCTTCTGGCATTTTTTGTTGTTATTTATGTAGTCATTGTTTCCTACGTTTATTTCAATCAGGTTGGAATGGTTTTCCAAAGTGCTCAACTTTCAAAAGATTATCAATTTGATTATCAGCAGAAATTTGAAGAAATAAATATCACGTCTTTTGATGGTATAAAATTAAACGGATTATTATTTAAAGCTGAAAATTCTAAAGGGTTAGTTTTTTATCTTCATGGAAATGCCGGAACATTAGAAACTTGGGGAAAGATCGCGAAAATTTATACGCGTTTAGGATATGATATTTTTATTTTAGATTATAGAAGTTTTGGTAAAAGTGAAGGTGAAATTGAGAACGAAGAACAATTGAATAAAGATGTTTCTGTTGTTTATAAAACACTAACGAAACGATATCCGGAAAATAAAATTATTATTGCGGGTTATTCAATTGGTTCCGGACTTGCAACTATTTTAGCTTATGAGAATCATCCTAAAGCTTTGATACTGCAATCGCCTTATTTTAGTTTTACAGAATTATCTAGTAAAAGAGTGCCGTTTTTTCCGGATTTCTTAAAAAAGTTTAGTTTGGAAACGTATGAATATCTGCCAAAAATTAAAGTTCCAGTTTACATTTTTCATGGAATGAAGGATCAATTGATTCCTTATGAAAATTCAGTTCGTTTAAGTCAGCTTTTAAAAAGTAACGGGCATTTTTATCCGCTAAAAGATCAGGAACATATTGGTATGAATGAAAACAGTGATTTTCAGAATCAGCTAAAAATAATATTACAGTAG
- a CDS encoding DEAD/DEAH box helicase, which translates to MKLKKINEKLQDALVENGLTEANVLQQETFSTIKSGADCIILSPAGSGKSTTIVLNVIQQLSGHNEESPRALIFVEDKAKVLEMEALFEKYGKYSNLEVYGVHDKGDTDYDKNYISTGIDVLIGTPNKLSDMFTTAGYNVNRLKMFIIDDADPMLKLRHETKIMRISNSITKTQRLIFAETLTERIEILADKMMLEPYLFDMDEEGEEELDEEEDDIQEEE; encoded by the coding sequence ATGAAACTAAAAAAAATAAACGAAAAATTACAAGACGCATTAGTTGAAAATGGTTTAACAGAAGCAAATGTTTTGCAGCAGGAAACTTTTTCGACTATAAAAAGTGGTGCAGATTGCATTATTCTTTCTCCGGCAGGAAGCGGAAAATCGACAACTATTGTTTTGAATGTTATTCAGCAATTGTCAGGTCATAACGAAGAATCACCACGTGCTTTGATTTTTGTTGAAGACAAAGCCAAAGTATTAGAAATGGAAGCACTTTTTGAGAAGTACGGGAAATATTCTAATCTTGAAGTTTATGGTGTACATGACAAAGGTGATACAGATTATGATAAAAACTATATTTCGACAGGAATAGATGTTTTAATTGGTACACCCAATAAATTAAGCGATATGTTTACAACCGCAGGTTATAATGTAAACCGCCTGAAAATGTTTATTATCGATGATGCTGATCCAATGCTGAAATTACGTCACGAAACTAAAATCATGCGTATTTCTAACAGTATTACCAAAACGCAGCGTCTTATTTTTGCTGAAACATTGACAGAACGTATCGAAATTCTGGCCGATAAAATGATGTTGGAGCCTTATTTATTTGATATGGATGAAGAAGGTGAAGAGGAGCTTGATGAGGAAGAAGATGATATTCAGGAAGAAGAGTAA
- a CDS encoding sigma-54-dependent transcriptional regulator: MSKILIIEDEASIRRVLVKILSEENDTYQVDEAEDGVAGLEKIKNNDYDLVLCDIKMPKMDGVEVLEEAKKIKPEIPMVMISGHGDMETAIHTMRLGAFDYISKPPDLNRLLNTVRNALDKKQLVVENKILKKKVSKNYEMIGESEAISHIKLMIDKVAQTEARVLITGPNGTGKELVAHQLHEKSERANFPLIEVNCAAIPSELIESELFGHVKGAFTSAVKDRAGKFEAADKGTIFLDEIGDMSLSAQAKVLRALQESMITRVGAEKDIKVDVRVVAATNKDLKTEIAEGRFREDLYHRLAVILIKVPPLNERRDDIPALIRHFAAKIASEQGNVVKVFSAQAIQLLQEYDWTGNIRELRNVVERLIILGGNEISETDVKMFASK, encoded by the coding sequence ATGAGTAAAATACTAATTATAGAAGACGAAGCATCGATCAGAAGAGTTTTGGTAAAGATTTTATCAGAAGAGAATGATACCTATCAGGTAGATGAAGCAGAAGATGGAGTTGCGGGTCTTGAGAAAATAAAAAACAACGATTACGATTTGGTTTTGTGCGATATCAAAATGCCAAAAATGGACGGTGTTGAGGTTTTGGAAGAAGCTAAAAAAATTAAACCTGAAATCCCAATGGTGATGATTTCTGGCCACGGCGATATGGAAACCGCGATTCATACCATGCGTTTAGGAGCTTTTGATTATATCTCAAAACCACCGGATTTAAATCGTTTATTGAATACGGTTCGTAATGCTTTGGATAAAAAACAACTTGTAGTTGAGAATAAAATCTTAAAGAAAAAGGTTAGTAAAAACTACGAAATGATAGGGGAGAGCGAAGCCATCAGTCATATTAAATTAATGATTGATAAAGTAGCGCAAACCGAAGCGAGAGTTTTGATCACGGGACCAAACGGAACCGGAAAGGAATTAGTAGCGCATCAATTACATGAAAAAAGCGAACGTGCTAATTTTCCTTTAATAGAAGTAAACTGTGCCGCAATACCAAGTGAATTGATCGAAAGTGAATTGTTTGGTCACGTAAAAGGTGCTTTTACATCGGCAGTAAAAGATCGTGCAGGAAAATTTGAAGCGGCTGACAAAGGGACTATTTTCCTGGATGAAATTGGAGATATGAGTCTTTCGGCGCAAGCCAAAGTTTTGCGTGCTTTACAGGAAAGTATGATTACCAGAGTAGGAGCCGAAAAAGATATAAAAGTCGATGTTCGTGTTGTGGCTGCAACCAATAAAGATTTAAAAACCGAAATTGCTGAAGGTCGTTTCCGTGAAGATTTATACCATCGTTTGGCTGTGATTTTAATTAAAGTTCCGCCATTGAACGAAAGACGTGACGATATTCCGGCTTTGATCAGACATTTTGCTGCTAAAATTGCATCGGAACAAGGAAACGTGGTTAAAGTATTTTCGGCGCAAGCCATACAATTATTGCAGGAATACGATTGGACAGGGAATATCCGCGAACTTCGAAATGTAGTCGAAAGATTGATCATTTTAGGAGGAAACGAAATTTCTGAAACCGATGTAAAAATGTTTGCAAGCAAATAA